One Lentisphaerota bacterium genomic window, CGGGATTCCCATCCGGAAAAGTCGCCCACCAGCCAGAGCGCCACGGCCTGCGGCGCCCACTCGCGGAAGATCCAGCCGCCATCGGGAGCGCGGTGCAGTCCGTAATATTCATGCGCACAGGCGAACTCGGCCAGCGACCCCGGCTTCTCGGCGAGCAGCCGGGCCAGTCGGGTTGCCGCTTCAGCCCGCCGCCGGATCACGTCGCGATACGGCGTCAGCCAGGGATCATCCAGCAGATGGGCGCGTGTCGGTTGTTGCATCAGGCCTGCTCCGATCACCCGTTTCTGAACGTGTCAAAACTGCACCAGCGGGCGGTGCAGCATTTGCTCGTAAATATCGATGTAGTGCTTGGCGCAGACCGCGTGGTTGAATCGCGACAACCCCTCCCGCATGATCCGGGTGGTCTGAGCGTGGCGCACCTTGTCCGGGAGCGCATGAAACGCCATGGCCTCGTCCATGGCCCACTCGAGTCCGGCGCTATCATAAATCTTGAACGTGAAGCCATTTCCGTGGTCGGCCGCCACATCGAGGTCAGAAACCGTGTCGTGCAATCCGCCGGTGTCGTGTACGACCGGGAGGGTGCCGTAGAGCACCCCGGTCATCTGCGGCAGGCCGCACGGCTCGAAGAGGGAGGGCATCAGCACAAAATCGGATGCCGCCATAGCCAGCCGCGACAGATCCTCGGTGAAGTCGCACACCGCCACCCGGTCATACACGTTGTGCATCCGCACAATATCCCGGAAATGGCACTGATAGACGCCGTTGGCCACGATCGCGACTTGCATCCCCCGTTTGGCGTGCTTCGCCACCATCCGGTGCAAGATCGCCGTCAGCAGTTGCGGTCCCTTCTGGACCGGATCAAGCCGTGAAGGCCACAAAAAGATCGGCGCGTCCGGGTTGGCCGCCAGCCCCACTTTTTTCTGAAAGAGCGCCTTGTTGGCCCGTTTCCCCTGTGCCTGTGTCTCCGGCGTGTATGTGCGGCTGAGCGCCGGGTCGGTCGCCGGGTTGTACGACGCATCGGGCGCATTCAGGATGCCGACAGCACAGCCCGAGTTGCGTTTGTTGATCAGCTCCTGCCGGATTGAGACGGGCACAAAGTCGAACCAGCCGCGGCAGAGTTCTTCAAGGAACGTCGGGCTGACGGTATTGATGAAGTGTGCGGCGAACGCGCCGCTCGCAAGCATGTCAACCGGGTTGCTGTCGCGCGTTTCCTCGTAATTGCGGGGCACGCGGGTGTAGTAGAGATATGGCCAAAATTCCGCCGTGTCGATGCCCATGTCTTCGGCCTGTGACAATCGCACATGATGGGTGTGGATGTTATGGATCGTGAACAGGCAGGGGATTCCCAGTCGGCGCGCGGCGGCGGGGATCAGTCCCGTCATCCAGTCGTTGCAGTGGATCAGGTCTGGTGCAACGGTGGGGATGATGTTGTTGATCACCTCGCGCTGGAAGGCGAGCGCGAGCCGCGGGTTCTCGTTCTGATAATTGCTGTAGACGGCGTCCCGGTAGTAGAAGCAGCGATCTTCGGCAAGGTGGATGCGGCTGTTGGGGAGTCGACTCTTGTACACCCGCAACTCGTCGCTGATCAGGCGCGCCGAATCGACATGAAACATGCGCCGGTAATGCGGCAGCGCCACGTGCACATCGGCACCGGAAGCGAACAGTTCGGCGACGAGCGAAGCCGATACGTCGGCCAGCCCCCCCGCCTTGGCGTTCATCTGGTTGGCCATGTTCCCCATGCCCGCCGGCAGATAGGTGATTTCGGGGGTCACCACCAAGATGCGCGGCTTTCGCGTTGTGCCTCTCGCCGCTTGTTTATTTCGCACCGCCATTCCAATCCTCCCCGCGTTGACACACAGCGTCACTCGGCCTTCACGGCCGGGTCCGCCGACGGAACCGCCTGCTCGCGCGTTCGCTTGGCCGCCGCGCGAATCATCGCGATCTTCTCCTGTAAAACCCGTAGCTTCACCTGATCCGCATCCAGGGCTTTGACTGCCCGAGCCACGTCGGGATGCGAGACAACCCGGTCGCGCAAGGCCTGCTGGGCCTCGCGCAGACGCTTCAAGGTGTTGGCCTTCTCCGAGTCCGTTTTCTCACCGCTCCAGCGCAGGGTCAGCGCGTCCACCGTCAGGCGCGCAGCGGCAATTTCTGGCGACGTGACGGCCGGATCCGACACCATCCGCTCGATCGCCTCCCGCTGGGAGCGAATGTCCTGCCCCAGTTCCAGCGCCTCCACAAACACATTCGACTCGCCAGCCGATGGCTCCGCCTCGCCCGCAACCGCCAACCGGACCCCGAACGCGAGCACGACGATTCCACTGATCCGCATTATTCCGGTTCGCCTCATGCACACCCCTTGCACCGCTCTCGCTACGGCTTTTCTGTCGCAAAACACGATCCGATTATGTCGGAAATCGCCGCCGCTCTCAACAAAAAAAACGGTCTTGCTCGAAGCCTCGCTTCCCTGTATCATTCTCTCCCGTGTTTACGCATCCCGGATTGTCCCCTACGGACGGGGGTGGGCGGTTCGCGGGCACACAGGAGACGCACACATGATCGTTACCACCAAGAAGCTCTTCGAGCACGCTTACGGCCACTATGCCATCGGCGCCTACAACATCAACAATCTCGAACAAACCATGGGGCTGTTCAAAGGGAATGTGCAGAGTCAGGCGCCCTTTATCGTTCAGCTCTCCAAGGGTGCGCGTTCGTACACGCACAAGAAGATGCTGGAGTCGATGATGAAGACCGCCGATGAAATCTTTCCCGAGTCGGTGTTCGCCATCCATCTGGATCATGGCGACGAGGAGACGTGCCTGGATTGCATCCACTCAGGCGTCTATTCGTCGGTGATGATCGATGCCTCCCATCATCCCTTGGAGAAGAACATCGAGATCACCCGCCGCGTCGTCGACGCCGCCCACGCCAAGGGGCTGGTCGTTGAGGCCGAACTCGGGCTGCTGAAGGGCATCGAGGAGGATGTCGTTGCCGCCGACCATGTGTACACGAAACCGGAGGAAGCCGAGTATTTCGTCAAGCAGACCGGTGTCGACTCCCTCGCGTGCGCCATCGGAACCTCGCATGGCGCCTTCAAGTTTAAGGGCGACCAGAAGCTCCGTTTCGACATTCTCGTCGAGATCCAGAAACGGCTTCCCCGCTTCCCGCTGGTCATGCACGGCTCCTCCTCGGTCCCCAAGGACGAGGTGGCCCGCATCAACGCCGCAGGCGGTAACATCAAGGGCGCATCGGGCGTGGACGCCGATCAGTTTCTCGGCGCCGCGAAGCTCGGCGTGACCAAGATCAACATTGACACCGACGGCCGCCTCGTCTGGTGCCGCGTCCACCGCGAGTTCTTCCGCGACCACCCCGAGAAGTTCGACCTGCGCGATCCCGGCAAGGTCTTCATCCCCGAATACGCCGCTTTCATCGCCGCCAAGAACGTGAAGTTGGGCTCGGCTGGCCAGCTCGATGCCGTGCGGGCGGCCTGCAAGTAGACCTCCCATTCGCGGGGGGCGGCACCGGCCGCCCCCCGGTTTTTCTTTTTGAGAGTCATCGTTTAACCCACAGGAATCAGCTATGGCAGAAAAAATCATGGTGGACGGCAACCAGGTAGCCGCCGAAGTCGCTTTCGCATGCAGCGAGGTTGCCGCGATCTATCCCATCACCCCGTCGTCCAACATGGGCGAGTGGGCCGATGAATGGGCCTCCAAGGGGTTGAAGAACATCTGGGGTACCGTGCCTCAGGTGGTCGAGTTGCAGTCCGAGGGCGGCGCCGTCGGCGCCGTGCATGGAGCGCTCACAACCGGTGCCCTGACCACGACGTTTACCGCTTCGCAAGGGTTGCTGCTGATGATTCCCAATATGTACAAGATTGCCGGCGAGCTGACGCCGACCGTCTTCCACGTCAGTGCGCGCGCCCTCGCCGCGCAGGGCCTCTCGATCTTTGGTGACCACAGCGACATCATGGCCTGCCGCCAGACCGGCTTTGCGATGCTGTGCGCGAACAGCGTCCAGGAAGTCATGGACATGGCCACCATCGCCCATGCCGCGACGCTCGAAACTCGCATTCCCTTCGTCCATTTCTTTGATGGCTTCCGCACCTCCCACGAAGTGCAGAAGATTGACGCCGTCAGTTCCGACACCATCCGGGCCATGATTGACGACACCCTTGTCGCTGCGCATCGCGCCCGCGCTCTGAGCCCCGAGAAACCCACGATCCGCGGCACCGCGCAGAATCCCGATGTCTATTTCCAGGGTCGTGAGACCGTTGCCCCGTACTACACGGCGACTCCCGGCATCGTCCAGAAGACCATGGACAAGTTTGCCACACTGACTGGCCGCCAGTACAAGCTTTTCGACTACGTGGGCGCGCCCGACGCCGAACATGTCGTCGTCATCATGGGTTCCGGCGCCGAAGCCGTCCATGAGACCGTCGAAGAACTGGTCCGGAAGGGTGAGAAACTGGGCGTCATCAAGGTGCGCCTCTACCGCCCGTTCGACGCCAAAGGCTTCGCCTGCGCGATTCCCAAGTCGGTCAAGACCCTCACCGTCCTCGACCGCTGCAAGGAGCCCGGTTCCATCGGTGAGCCGC contains:
- a CDS encoding glycosyltransferase; protein product: MAVRNKQAARGTTRKPRILVVTPEITYLPAGMGNMANQMNAKAGGLADVSASLVAELFASGADVHVALPHYRRMFHVDSARLISDELRVYKSRLPNSRIHLAEDRCFYYRDAVYSNYQNENPRLALAFQREVINNIIPTVAPDLIHCNDWMTGLIPAAARRLGIPCLFTIHNIHTHHVRLSQAEDMGIDTAEFWPYLYYTRVPRNYEETRDSNPVDMLASGAFAAHFINTVSPTFLEELCRGWFDFVPVSIRQELINKRNSGCAVGILNAPDASYNPATDPALSRTYTPETQAQGKRANKALFQKKVGLAANPDAPIFLWPSRLDPVQKGPQLLTAILHRMVAKHAKRGMQVAIVANGVYQCHFRDIVRMHNVYDRVAVCDFTEDLSRLAMAASDFVLMPSLFEPCGLPQMTGVLYGTLPVVHDTGGLHDTVSDLDVAADHGNGFTFKIYDSAGLEWAMDEAMAFHALPDKVRHAQTTRIMREGLSRFNHAVCAKHYIDIYEQMLHRPLVQF
- a CDS encoding ketose-bisphosphate aldolase, which translates into the protein MIVTTKKLFEHAYGHYAIGAYNINNLEQTMGLFKGNVQSQAPFIVQLSKGARSYTHKKMLESMMKTADEIFPESVFAIHLDHGDEETCLDCIHSGVYSSVMIDASHHPLEKNIEITRRVVDAAHAKGLVVEAELGLLKGIEEDVVAADHVYTKPEEAEYFVKQTGVDSLACAIGTSHGAFKFKGDQKLRFDILVEIQKRLPRFPLVMHGSSSVPKDEVARINAAGGNIKGASGVDADQFLGAAKLGVTKINIDTDGRLVWCRVHREFFRDHPEKFDLRDPGKVFIPEYAAFIAAKNVKLGSAGQLDAVRAACK